A window of bacterium genomic DNA:
AACGGGTTCCGGCCGACGCTCGTGCTCGAGGCCCTGGCCGGGGACCTGGGACCCGCGCTGCTGGGCCCCAGCGGCGCGACCGTCCGCTGGGCCTCCGACCTGGACCGCGTCCAACTGGACGCGACCGTGCTGCTGGACGCCGGCGCGCGCCTGCTCTACTGGGGACCGGCGCCGCAGGCCTTCCTCTACCTCACCCTGACCGAGATCGGTCTGGGCCGCGCGGCCGAGGCGGCGGACATCTTCGAGCGCGGCCTGCGGCGTTCCCCGCCCACGCTGCCCTTCCAGTTCGACGCCGGCCAGCTGCCCGTGACGCTCGACGCGGTGCGCGCCGGCGCGCCCGCGTTCCTGGCGGCCGTCGACGGCGCGGACCTGCCGCCGACGGAACGCGCGGCCCTGGCGGGGGCCGCGCGCGATCTGCTGGCGCGCAGCGGCGCCGGCTCCTAGTCGTTCCCGGCTCAGCCGCGCGGCTTCGCCGGCACCCCGACGACGGTCGTGCCCGCCGCGACGGACCTGGTCACGCAAGCGCCCGCGCCGACGACCGCACCGTCGCCGAGCGTCAGCGGCACGCCCTCGTGCCCGTTGATGATGACCGCGCCGGTCCCCACGTACACGCCCCGGCCGAAGTGGACCCAGCCGGAGATGTGCGCGCCGGGCGCCAGGGTGGTGAAGTCGCCCATGACGACGTCGTGCCCGACCGTGCAGTCCAGGTTGATCTGGACGTGGCGGCCCAGCACGATGTTCGTGGTCAGCAGGTTGCCGGCGCAGACGACGGTCCCCTCGCCGATCTCCACCCACTCCGACATCTCGACGCGCGGATGGACCAGCGTCGCGCACGCGAAGCCGGCCGCGGCGGCCCGGCCGATCAGCTTCTCGCGCAGGGCGGGATCGCCCACCGCCGCCGTCAACGCGGCCTGCGGGAAGGCGGCGCGGGCCGCGTCCAGCGCCATGACCGGGAACCCGTTGATCGTGCGGCCGTGCGCGGCCGGGTCGTCGTCGACCAGCGCCGCCACCCGCCAGCGCCCCTCGATCGAGCGCGCCAGCCAGGCCACCTCCCGCGCGAAGCCCCCCGCCCCGTAGATCACCAGATCCTGCATCGCC
This region includes:
- a CDS encoding acetyltransferase; its protein translation is MAMQDLVIYGAGGFAREVAWLARSIEGRWRVAALVDDDPAAHGRTINGFPVMALDAARAAFPQAALTAAVGDPALREKLIGRAAAAGFACATLVHPRVEMSEWVEIGEGTVVCAGNLLTTNIVLGRHVQINLDCTVGHDVVMGDFTTLAPGAHISGWVHFGRGVYVGTGAVIINGHEGVPLTLGDGAVVGAGACVTRSVAAGTTVVGVPAKPRG